The stretch of DNA GTCCCTCGTCTAATGCGACCGCCCCGCTAGCCCAATCGGGTGCCACCCCAGCGCCATCGGAGGTGATTCGCACGCTGGTATTCATGGCCAACCTGTCAGCCCAAGAAGCTACCGGCTCGATGGATGCTTCCCGCAACGCCGAGCAGCTCGCCACAGAGCTAGCGCTCCCCCACCCAGATCACGAAACGATCATCCTGGCGCTCTTCGACGGCGACGAGCCTATCCTTCCCGACCTAACGACTTCCGATACCGCGAATCCCACCAAGCGTCGATTCGGTTTGCCCGTCTTGCCACTGTTTGCCGACTTTTCTTGCGACAACATCCTAGGTTGGCTGGTGCTGACCGTGCCTAAGAAGGATCACCTTGAGCTAGTAGAAGCGGAGCTCATTCTTGACGCCTACCTCCAGCCACTGCCCGACAAGACGCTCACCGCAGCCGCCGAAGCTGCAGTAACGCATCTGCTGGAGCTTGGCAATTCGATCGCGCACAAGCTGGGCCGCCCACATTTCGTGCTCTGGCAACAGCAGGCAGCCTCCCCCACCGTTGCGACCGAATCCATGGCACAACTACTGCGAGACCAAGGATTTTCGCTCGGATACTCGGAACGCACCTTGGTGGTTGACGCGCCAGTGAACCATTCAATGGCATCTGCTCAGCCCAAGTGGGAGGTTTTCCACAATGCGAACTTCCCCGATCAGTTGGTACCCAAGGTGGCCGAGGTGTATGCCCACGCAAGTACCGACATTCCGCACGGTGACCTTCCGCTTCAACCCGAAGCATGGAATAGCGAACGGCTGCAGGCCAAC from Corynebacterium epidermidicanis encodes:
- a CDS encoding GNAT family N-acetyltransferase, giving the protein MHVAVLADTADRPSSNATAPLAQSGATPAPSEVIRTLVFMANLSAQEATGSMDASRNAEQLATELALPHPDHETIILALFDGDEPILPDLTTSDTANPTKRRFGLPVLPLFADFSCDNILGWLVLTVPKKDHLELVEAELILDAYLQPLPDKTLTAAAEAAVTHLLELGNSIAHKLGRPHFVLWQQQAASPTVATESMAQLLRDQGFSLGYSERTLVVDAPVNHSMASAQPKWEVFHNANFPDQLVPKVAEVYAHASTDIPHGDLPLQPEAWNSERLQANTEHMRAMGTTNLHVLGLDEAGEILALAEAFLPEGNVDIIDIGLVYVAPQARRQGLATQASAALATAIAEHLPTVQRGYLSIAEENQAALALAQKCGGHPISVTTAWLRSH